From a single Rutidosis leptorrhynchoides isolate AG116_Rl617_1_P2 chromosome 5, CSIRO_AGI_Rlap_v1, whole genome shotgun sequence genomic region:
- the LOC139849345 gene encoding uncharacterized protein codes for MIVERVEEDEPCWMTPYIKYLQERTRPTGQKKAKRVKINAPMYVLESRVLYRKSFLGPNLRFLGPKQATNVIQEMHEGSCAQHSGYRTTVAKIMWHGYYWKSMYRDTAQRIRISEICQ; via the coding sequence ATGATAGTGGAGAGGGTTGAAGAAGATGAACCGTGTTGGATGACCCCGTACATCAAGTATTTGCAAGAAAGAACGCGGCCAACAGGTCAAAAGAAAGCAAAAAGGGTGAAGATAAATGCACCTATGTATGTATTGGAGAGCAGAGTACTGTATAGAAAGTCATTTCTTGGgccaaatttgagatttttaggccCAAAACAAGCAACAAATGTCATTCAAGAAATGCATGAAGGATCATGCGCACAACATTCAGGATACAGAACAACTGTAGCGAAAATCATGTGGCACGGTTATTACTGGAAATCAATGTATAGAGATACAGCTCAGAGGATTAGAATAAGTGAAATATGTCAATGA
- the LOC139849346 gene encoding uncharacterized protein: MPNDASWSWRKMLNIRDIIHIHVVHKISNGTTTNAWFDRWHPHCTIVEIVSRRNIVREGYNLNEKVCDVMHGSDLTWPSTWYTEFNSIQDVAPPILTDQSDIVQWRDCSCNWIDFSVSVVWDTIRPHAPTIPWCSVIWYSQCIPQHAFIVWLLMGERLKTQDKLKFTHVVAVANWSSDWKNLREILIPYANRNVARGVVAKLVFGALVYYVWQERNNRLYGQKARSVDQLHEVIFSTVRMKLLSIKFRNSAFV, from the exons ATGCCTAATGATGCTAGTTGGAGTTGGCGGAAAATGCTTAATATTAGAGACATTATTCATATACATGTTGTTCATAAGATTAGTAATGGGACTACCACTAATGCTTGGTTTGATCGTTGGCACCCTCACTGTACTATTGTAGAAATTGTTTCTCGTCGGAACATTGTTCGTGAAGGGTACAATTTAAATGAGAAGGTGTGTGATGTAATGCATGGTTCTGATTTGACATGGCCGAGTACGTGGTATACGGAATTTAATTCTATCCAAGATGTTGCGCCTCCCATTCTTACGGATCAATCTGATATAGTTCAATGGCGAGATTGTAGTTGTAATTGGATAGATTTTTCAGTTAGTGTGGTATGGGATACAATTCGTCCCCATGCTCCTACGATCCCGTGGTGTAGCGTGATTTGGTATAGCCAATGCATTCCCCAACACGCGTTTATTGTTTGGCTTCTTATGGGAGAACGGTTGAAAACCCAGGATAAATTAAAG TTCACGCATGTGGTTGCGGTTGCAAACTGGAGTAGCGATTGGAAAAATCTTCGGGAAATTCTAATCCCTTATGCGAACCGCAATGTTGCTCGTGGTGTTGTTGCTAAACTCGTTTTTGGTGCCTTGGTTTACTACGTGTGGCAGGAAAGAAACAACCGGTTATATGGCCAAAAGGCTCGTTCGGTGGACCAGCTCCATGAAGTTATCTTCTCAACAGTTCGAATGAAGTTATTGTCTATCAAGTTTCGGAATTCTGCCTTTGTTTGA